In Sesamum indicum cultivar Zhongzhi No. 13 linkage group LG8, S_indicum_v1.0, whole genome shotgun sequence, the sequence CACATCCTGATAGATACTGTAGCTCCGAACTTCAGAATGCCGGACTTATCGAAATACGACGGAATGAAAGACCCGCAGAACACCTAGCGGCATTCGATATGGTGATGAACCTGTACGGGCAGTCAGGTCCCATAAACGCTAAACTATTTGTCACAACTCTAACAGGAAAAGCCCAGGAGTGGTTCACAAACATGCCACCAGGAAGCGTGGAATCTCACGAGCAACTCATACAGAAGTTCTCTTTCCATTTTGCCAGTAAAAGGAAACAGAAACGATCAGCGACACATCTGTTCACCATAAGACAGCAGAACGACGAGGCTTTAAAGAACTTCATGGGAGGTTTCAATAACGAAACGCTGGAGGTACCAGACTTACGGATAGATATGATGATCAGCATACTGATCCACGGGTTGAAGAAGGGAGCATTTGCTTCCGCGTTAGCTCGCGACCCCCCATCTGACGTGGAGCAACTTATGAATCTGGCGCAGAAGTAcataaatgaagaagaaatgaatgccATGAAGGATGGCGAATGGAGGGTCGAATATGGAAGAGATCGGGGATACGACGTTAAGAATGATAAGCGATCAAGACATGATCGAAACAAAGAACCTCACTATTCACAaaagtacaataaatacaccCCACTCAACACCACGAGGGCAAGGGCACTGCTCATGGTAGAAAGGAAGGAGGTACTCAGATGGCCGAAACCCACGAGGGCTACCCCTGCCAAGAAACATTCGAGCAAATACTGTAGATTCCACCGTGAAAGAGGGCATGACACGGAGGAATGCTACCAGCTTAAGGATGAGATTGAGCGGTTAGTCCGTCAAGGATATTTCAAGGATTTAATATCAAAAGATTATCCAAGCAGAAGTCGACACAGTAGATCCCGAAGCCCATTGAGGTGAGAAGGAGGGGTCGTTGCGGGGCAAACTACCCGGGAGAACGCACCTGTGAAAGGCATCATACACATGATAGCGGGTGGATCCGAGATGGGATACTCGAGTAGAGCAAGGAAGAAAGCAGAGCGGAGGACGAGCACTCTGACGAGCAGACAGGTAATGAATATATCCCCTGAATTAGAAATTAGCTTTGGTGCGCAGGATATAAAGGGAAAGATCGGTGACGGCAATGACCCCATGGTGATTAAGATGGACATAGTCAATTTCACTGTCCATAAAGTATTGGTTGACAACGGAAGTTCTGCAGACATAATTTTGAAGGAAGTTTTAATCAAAATGGGGTTGGGAGACGCCAGGTTGGATGCTATGAGTTCGCCATTGGTAGGCTTCGGAGGCAGCGAAGTGGATTCGTTGGGGACAATTGAATTGCCCGTTTCCCTTGGAGACGAAACCAGAAGAAGAACTCTCACGGTAAAATTT encodes:
- the LOC105167744 gene encoding uncharacterized protein LOC105167744, whose translation is MVMNLYGQSGPINAKLFVTTLTGKAQEWFTNMPPGSVESHEQLIQKFSFHFASKRKQKRSATHLFTIRQQNDEALKNFMGGFNNETLEVPDLRIDMMISILIHGLKKGAFASALARDPPSDVEQLMNLAQKYINEEEMNAMKDGEWRVEYGRDRGYDVKNDKRSRHDRNKEPHYSQKYNKYTPLNTTRARALLMVERKEVLRWPKPTRATPAKKHSSKYCRFHRERGHDTEECYQLKDEIERLVRQGYFKDLISKDYPSRSRHSRSRSPLR